CGCCCGCTTTCGCTTTGCCGCCGCGCGAACGGCCCTGCCGTCACCGGCGCTGAAAGAGTCTCTTTGTCTTCATAAAGTCAATAAAATCGCGCTGTACCTGTGAGGCAGCGCCCGCCTTTTTGTAGGACAGGTAGATGTCGCGCGAAGCCTCCGGACCCGTAAGGCGGTAGAAGAATACCTTATCCGATGGCGGGAGGCAGTCAAGGATAGTATCGCGCACAAAGGCAATGCCCTTTCCCTCACAAACGAGATAGTAGGCTGTCATAATCTGTTCGAGATACATCGATACCTTCGGCGTGAATCCGGCCTCTTTGCAGATCGCGAAGCTGCGTCGGTAGAGATCGTTTCCCTTTTTCAGTATGAGAAAGGCCTCATCGGAAAAGCTAGCCGGAGAGACTGGAGGCTTGGTTGGTTCCAGGCGGCATTCCGCCGCCAGCGCCTCGAATGTGTAGCGGTACTCCGCCAGTTTTTTGTTTATTTCATAGGAGGAGGGCACGGCGATAATTATATTTTCCTCCGTCCAGACTATGGATTCGAAGGTATTTTTGTCAAGAGGCTCCGCCTCGAGCAGAAAGTCAATGCCCCCGTCTTTCAGCCGTTCCGAGAGCAGGGCGCTGCTGCCCTCCGAGAGAGTCACCATTATCCGCGGACAGCACTCGCGAAAGGATTCCACAAGGTCGGGCAGCACATAGGAACAGAAGAACATCGAACTGCCGATATTGAGATGCAGCGCGCCGCTCTGCGAAAGCCCCGCGAAGTGTTCGCGCATATCGTTTTCTATCGCCATGATTTTTTCGGCTGATTTTATGTAATATTCCCCCGCCTCGGTAAGACTCACGGGATTCGTGCTACGGTTGAAGAGCGGCAGACCGACCTCCTGCTCAGCGCGCTTCACCGTCGCGCTCAGCGAGGGCTGTGAGATGAAGAGCCTGCGCGCGGCCTTTGAGAAACTCCTCTCGAGGTACACCGTGTATATATATTCCATATCTCGTAACATCATGCTACTCCTCGCCGTGAACCGGCCTCATAGAAAAAATCATATAACATGATAAGAATATATGTATTTTACCGCAAAGGGACTTATTGCTAACATAATTATCAGAAAAAAGAGATTACCGCCAAAGCGAATGATTAAAAAACGTATGGAAGGGGAAAATAGATGAGAAATTTCACAGCATCGCGGGTGGAGACGCTGACGCCCTCAGGGATTCGCAAAGTAAATGAACGCGCTCTCGCGATGGAACGCGCGGGGGAGCGAATCATCCATTTTGAGATAGGCCGTCCCGACTTCGACACGCCGGAGTATATAAAGAGGGCGGCGGTGAAGAGCCTGGAAGAGGGGGAGGTCTTTTACACCTCAAACTTCGGTCTCATGGAGCTGAGAGAGGCCGTCGCCGGCAAGCTCAAAAGAGAGAACGGCATCACCTGCGCTGCGGAAAACGTCATCGTGACCGCGGGTCTCTCCGAAGCCGTATTCGATCTGCTCTGCACAATTCTCAACGAAGGCGACGAGCTGCTGGTGCCAGACCCGGTGTGGCTGAATTATCTCAACGTGCCGGCGCTGCTCGGCGCGCGAGCCGTCCCCTATTCGCTGACGGAGGAGAATGGCTTTGAACCCGACCTGGACGAAATACAAAAAAATATCTCCCCCCGGACGAAGGCGATCGTCATCGTGACGCCGAACAACCCCACAGGCGGCGTGCTTTCCCGCGAAAAGCTTTCGGCCCTCGCCGGGATCGCCGCCGCAAACGACCTGCTGGTGATATCGGACGAGATATACGAGCGTCTAGTCTATGACGGCGCGCGTCCGGTGAGCATCGCCTCTCTGCCAGGTATGGCGGAGCGCACGGTGACGCTGAACGGTTTTTCAAAGGCCTATTCAATGACGGGCTGGCGCATCGGATACGCCGCCGCGCCTAAGGAAATCGTCGCGGCGATGAACAAAATTCACCAGCATAACACCACCTGCGCGCCCTCCTTCGCGCAGCGGGCGGCGATTGCGGCGCTCCGAGAAGAGCGGGATGAGGTGGCGCTGATGGTGCGCGAGTACCAACGCCGCCGCGACTACGCCGTCGCCGAGATAAACGGGATGGAGGGCGTAAGCTGCCTGCCGCCGAAGGGCTCCTTCTATATCTTCATCAATGTGAAAAAACTCGGCATATCCTGCGCGGAGGCCGCCAATTACCTGCTTGCAGAGGCGAAGATCGCGCTGGTGCCTGGCGGCGTATTCGGGAAAAACGGCGAAGGATATCTTCGCATGAGCTTCGCCAACAGCCTGAAAAATATCGCCGAGGGCTGCGAAAGAATGAAAAAGGCGCTCAAAGAGCTGGCAGCAAATAAAAAATAGAGACGGGAGGAATTTATCAATGAGATTTGTAACATACCGAAAAGAGGGCGAAGAAAAGGCGGGGATCGTGACAAAGAGCGGCATCCTGCCCATGGCGGCGCTGAGCGAAGCCGCGGGGTTCGCGCCGGAGACGGAGATTTTCGCGCTCATCGAAAAGGAACAGATACCCCAACTGACAAAATGGTATAACGGCGGCGGCAGGGAGGAGGCCGAAAGACTTGCCCCCAAAAAGGCCATCCCCTTTGCAGAGGTCGTAT
This region of Cloacibacillus sp. genomic DNA includes:
- a CDS encoding LysR family transcriptional regulator, producing MMLRDMEYIYTVYLERSFSKAARRLFISQPSLSATVKRAEQEVGLPLFNRSTNPVSLTEAGEYYIKSAEKIMAIENDMREHFAGLSQSGALHLNIGSSMFFCSYVLPDLVESFRECCPRIMVTLSEGSSALLSERLKDGGIDFLLEAEPLDKNTFESIVWTEENIIIAVPSSYEINKKLAEYRYTFEALAAECRLEPTKPPVSPASFSDEAFLILKKGNDLYRRSFAICKEAGFTPKVSMYLEQIMTAYYLVCEGKGIAFVRDTILDCLPPSDKVFFYRLTGPEASRDIYLSYKKAGAASQVQRDFIDFMKTKRLFQRR
- a CDS encoding pyridoxal phosphate-dependent aminotransferase; its protein translation is MRNFTASRVETLTPSGIRKVNERALAMERAGERIIHFEIGRPDFDTPEYIKRAAVKSLEEGEVFYTSNFGLMELREAVAGKLKRENGITCAAENVIVTAGLSEAVFDLLCTILNEGDELLVPDPVWLNYLNVPALLGARAVPYSLTEENGFEPDLDEIQKNISPRTKAIVIVTPNNPTGGVLSREKLSALAGIAAANDLLVISDEIYERLVYDGARPVSIASLPGMAERTVTLNGFSKAYSMTGWRIGYAAAPKEIVAAMNKIHQHNTTCAPSFAQRAAIAALREERDEVALMVREYQRRRDYAVAEINGMEGVSCLPPKGSFYIFINVKKLGISCAEAANYLLAEAKIALVPGGVFGKNGEGYLRMSFANSLKNIAEGCERMKKALKELAANKK